The genomic stretch CCGCAGCCGGTGCGGAGACGGGGGCAGCCGGACCGGAGGGTCCGGGCTTGGCCACGGCCGCGTCACGGGGCGTGCGTTGCGTCGGCGCCGTGGGCCGCGGGGGCCCGGGACGGCCGGGACGCGACGGAGCCGCGGGACGCGGACCGGGTACGGGACGGGGGGTCGGCGCGGTGCGGCCACTGGCCGGTGTGGCGCGGGGACCCTGGGCACTCTCGTGAATCTGAGGCTCCTCGGGAATGAGAGGCATGGGCTGATATTTATCAAACGTTGGTGCGGCTCACGTGAACGGGGGGCACATGAGTGCGAACGAAACGGTCAGAAATCGAAGCCGAGCTGGCCTTCGATCGCCGGAACGCTCCGTTCCGCCCAGCTGCGGGCCTTCTTGAGGTGCCGCCACTGGGGCAGCGCATCAAGATACGCCCACGACAAGCGGTGGTACGGGGTGGGTCCCCGCTCCTCCAGCGCGGCCTTGTGCACGGGTGACGGATACCCGGCATTGTCCGCAAAACCGAAGTCTGCATGGTCGATACCCAGTTCGGCCATCATTTTGTCGCGCTGAACCTTGGCGATCACCGAAGCCGCCGCGACCGCCACGCACGACTGGTCACCCTTGATCACCGTACGGACCCGCCAGGGGTCCCCCAGGTAATCGTGCTTGCCGTCGAGGATCACGGCTTCCGGACGGACCGGCAGGGCTTCCAGGGCGCGCACGGCGGCCAGTCGCAGCGCGGCCGTCATCCCCAGATCGTCGATCTCCTCCGGCGAGGCGTGACCGAGCGCGTACGACGTCACCCACTTCTCCAACTCCACGGCCAGCGCGGTGCGCCGCTTGACGGTGAGCAGCTTGGAGTCGGTGAGACCCTCGGGGGGCCGACGCAATCCGGTGACGGCCGCGCAGACGGTGACGGGCCCGGCCCAGGCGCCGCGCCCCACCTCGTCGACACCGGCAATGATCTTCGCTCCGGTCGTTGCGCGAAGGGAGCGCTCGACGGTGTGGGTAGGTGGTTCGTACGGCATGGCGCCCTTAGCGTACGCCGCCCGGATCACCCAGCGGTACCCCGGTTTCCCCCACCGGCGTCACGGCCCCCGCCACACACGGTCAGCCCTCGCTCGGCCTGAGCAGCGGCAGCATCAGCTGATCGATCATCTCCGCCAGCTCCTCGTCGTCCCATTCGCTTCCGCGCATCTTGGACCGGTACATCATCATGGCCGGGATGGCATCGAAGACGCACGCGTTGGCCGCGTCGGAGCGCACTTCACCTCGCTCTATTCCGCGGGTGATGACCTCGCGCAGCAGTCTGAGAGTCGGCTCGACGACACCGTCGAAGATCACACTGTGGAACCGCTCCGCCTGGATCTGATCGCATTCGTGAATGACCGCACGGAGCGCGAAACCAGGGCGCGAGTACATGGCCTCCCGCGCGAGGCGACACAGTGCGAGCAGGTCCTCCCGCACGCTGCCCAGATCCGGCACGGCGTCGATACGCGGCAGTCCGGACTTCAGTGCGTCGGCCACGAGATCTTCCTTGGAGGGCCAGCGGCGGTAGACCGCGGCCTTGCCGGTCTGGGCGCCGGCGGCGACGCCCTCCATGGTGAGGCCGTTCCAGCCGACCGTGCTGAGCTGTTCCAGCGTGGCGTCGAGGATGGCGCGTTCCAGTACGGCGCCGCGCCGGCGCATCGAGGCCGCCTGAGCGGGGGCGGCCGTCCAGCGCGAGGTAACCATCAGTGTCTCCAGCGAGCAAAGAAGCGGGGTTTCGGGGGGATACGGGGAGACCGCGCGGCAGCGACAGGGGGAACGCCACGCGGCGACAGGTGAAGTGAACGCTTGCGTTCACTACAGGGGACTCACTACCGTTGACGCGACAGTGAACGCGAGCGTTCACTAAGGCGCTTATGGGGGACCCATAGTGACAACCTCTCAGTTGATTCAGGACCAGAAGCCAGGTGCGGCCCGCAGGCAGGGCCGACCCGGTATAGCGCTCGCCGTCATCGCGGCCTGCCAACTCATGGTGGTACTCGACGCGACGATTGTGAACATCGCACTCCCGCACATTCAAGACGCACTCAAGTTCAGTACGACCGACCTCACCTGGGTCGTCAGTTCCTACACCCTCACCTTCGGCGGTCTGCTGCTTCTCGGCGGCCGGGCCGGTGACATCCTCGGCCGCCGCCGGGTCTTCATGACCGGCATCCTGCTCTTCACCTTCGCCTCGCTGCTCGGCGGACTCGCCCAGGAGCCCTGGCAGTTGCTCGCCGCACGCGTGCTCCAGGGCGTGGGTGGCGCCATCGCGTCGCCGACCTCGCTGGCGCTCATCACCACGACATTCCCCGAAGGGCCGGAACGGAACCGGGCGTTCGGCGTCTTCGCCGCCGTCTCCGCGGGCGGCGGCGCCATCGGACTGCTCGCCGGCGGCATGCTCACCGAGTGGCTCGACTGGCGGTGGGTGCTCTTCGTCAATGTCCCGATCGGCGTTCTGATCGCCGTGCTCACCCCGCTCTACATCAACGAGTCCGAACGGCACACCGGCCGCTTCGACATCGCGGGCGCGATGACGTCGACGCTGGGCATGGCCTCCCTCGTCTATGGCTTCATCCGCGCCGCCGACGAGGGCTGGCGCGACAGCCTGACCATCGGTTCCTTCGTCGCCGCAGTGCCTCTGCTGCTCGCCTTCGCGTTCATCGAGTCGCGGGCCAAGGAGCCGATCACCCCGCTGCGGATGTTCGCCGACCGCAACCGCTCCGGCACATACGTGATCATGCTGAGCCTGGCCGCGGCGATGTTCGGCATGTTCTTCTACATCGTGCTCTTCGTGCAGAACGTGCTGGAGTACAGCCCGATCGAGGCGGGCCTCGCCTTCCTGCCGGTGACCGTGGTCATCGCCATCGGCGCGGGTCTGTCGCAGCGATTCCTGCCGGTCCTCGGCCCCAAGCCGTTCATGCTCACCGGTTCGGCGCTGGTTGTGGTCGGACTGGCCTGGCAGGCCCTCATCAGCGCGGACAGCTCGTACGTGGGCGGCGTGCTCGGACCGATGCTGCTGTTCGGCTTCGGCATGGGGCTGAATTTCGTGACGCTGACGATCACTGCCGTCTCCGGGGTCGCCCAGCACGAGGCCGGCGCGGCATCCGGTCTGCTCAACGCCATGCAGCAGGTGGGCGGGTCGCTCGGTCTGTCCATCCTGACGACGGTGTTCGGCTCGGCCAGCAAGGACGAGGCGGAGAAGCAGGTGGCGCAGTTCATGGCCGAGGCATCTCCGGAACAGAAGGCCCAGTTCGCCGAGACCCAGCAATTGCCCGCGCCCTGGGGGCACGAGGTACTCACCCAAGGCATCTCGATGGGCTTCGTGGCAGCCGCCGCGATGGGTGTACTCGCCCTGGCCACCGCCTGGTTCGTGATCAAGGTCCGCAAAAGCGACCTGGAGGCTCTGTCCGGCACGGCCGGTCCCGTCGCTGGTTGATCCGGACAAGGCCGCAAGGGACCGCGGATGGCCGGGCCTCGCCCGGGGGACCGACGGCGAGGGCGACGGCCCGGCCACCCGCACCCACCCCAGCAACGCGACAACCAGCCACGGCGCAAGCCCTGGCGCCGGCACCACCAGCACGACGTACATCTCCACCCCCGAACCCCTTTCGCCCACCCGACCGTGTGACCCCATGGATCACACAGCGGATGCCAGGAGAACGACGGGACGGTCACGGAGAGTTCCCGGCATGCACGGAGAGTTTCGAACCGGCCTCGACGGCGGCGCGACCAGCGCCCGAGAAACAGGCGGGCTCCGTAAAGCCGCACCAGCCTCAGCCCTCTGAGCGCTCCGTGTCCACGCCGGCACCCGGAACCCACTCCGGGAACGCCTCGGTCCGCTCCACCCACTCCGTCGGCGGAACCCCGGCCTTGCTCGCGGCCAGCACCCCGCCCACGATGGCGCACGTGGTGTCCACATCGCCGCCGACCTGCGCGGTCGTCCAGAACGCCTGCTCGTAGTCGCCGAGGGACCGTGCCGCCGACCAGATCGCGAAGGGCACGGTGTCATGGGCGGTGGTCCGCCGCCCGCAGCCCAGCACGGCCGCGACGGTGGCGGCATCGCCGTAGTCGAGCATGTCGCGCGCCCGGCGCAACCCCGCGCCCACCGCGCTCTTCGGGACGAGCGCGATCACGCCGTCGAGGAGCGCCTCCGGGCTGGCCGGCCCGCCGGGCGCGCCGGCCAGTGCCGCCGCGGCGGCGACAGCCATCGAGCCGACGACAGCCTCGCGGTGCTGATGCGTGGGGTAGGCCGAGATCTCGGCCTGGTGGGTGGCCTGCTCCGGGTCGTCCGCATACCAGGCGCCCAGGGGCGCGATCCGCATCGCGGCGCCGTTGCCCCAGGAGCCCTGGCCGTTGAAGAGCGCCGCGGCCAGCTCACGCCAGTCGCCGCCCTCCCGGACGAGTCGCAGCAGGCGGTTCACAGCGGGGCCATAGCCCCGGTCGAAGTCATGGTGCACGGCGAAGGAGCGGGCGAGCGCGTCCTGGTCGATGCGGTGGTGGGCGGCGAGGACAGCGACCACGGAACAGGCCATCTCCGTGTCGTCGGTCCACTGCCAGGGGCCGTCCGGCAGCTCGCGTCGCTTCAGCAGCGGGTAATTCGCCGGTACGAAGTACTGGGAGCCCAGCGCGTCTCCGACGGACAGTCCGCGCAGGCTGGCAAGAGCGCGGTCCAGGCGCCCGTAGGGTGAGGAATCAGCGGTCATCGCTCTGCCACTCTATCCGGTGATTCCGTACGGTTCCGGATCTCGCCAGCGTTCGAAAGGCCGGTCAAGCACGTACTTGCCGTCATCGCCCAGAACGAGCATCCGCATCTCCGCGTTCCCGGGATTCGACAACGACTCGAATTCCGCGACGGTCCAGTGGAACCACCGCATGCAGAAGAGGCGCATCGCCAGGCCGTGGGTCACCAGCAGGACGTTCGGCGGGTGGTCGGGGGCCTCGAAGCTGCGGTACAGGCTCTCCAGGAAGCCGCCGACCCGGTCGTACACATCGGCTCCGGACTCGCCCTGGGCGAAGCGGTAGAAGAAGTGCCCGTAGGCGTCCCGGTAGGCCTTCTGAAGGCGTACGTCGTCGCGGTCCTGCCAGTTCCCCCAGTCCTGCTCACGCAGCCTGGGCTCCTCGCGGACGCGTATTAGCTCGGGGTCCAGATGGAAGGCGCGGAGCGTCTCGTGCGTACGCCGGTAGGGGGAGACGTAGACACTGACCGGCTCGCGGCCGAACACTTCGCGCAGCCGTTTACCCGTCTCCTCGGCCTGCTCCCAACCCCGGTCGGTGAGGGCCAGGGCGTGGTCGGGTTCGCGCTCGTAGACGGTGTCATCAACATTGCCCGTTGACTCGCCGTGCCGGACAAGGATGATGCGCCGTGGTCGTGCCATGCCAAAACCCTAGATCGGGTGACGGCCGATCGAGCACCCGTACGGGCTCCATACGGCGTAGGTCACACCTTTCCCGTAGTGATCCATCCGGAGATGCGCGTGATGATCAGACCGTCCAGCTGGGTTCCATCTCCACGATGTCCCCGGTGAGCGCGGCGACATCGGCCTCCGTCTGAGCGCGCAGGGCCAGTCGCTCGACCCGTTCGGCCCGGTACTTGCCGTGCTCGGCGGCCGACAGCCACATCGACAGGACGAGGAACTCGTGGCCCGGCGCCTCGCCGAACATCCCGCGGACCATGCCGGGCGAGCCCGCCATGGCGGGGTTCCAGACCTTCTCCTGCATGAGCGTGAAGTGCTCGGCACGCTCCTCGTGCACCCGGCAGTGCGCGACGCGGAGCAGATCGACATCGGTGAAGCGCGGCTCGAAACCGGTCTTCACATCGAAACGGTGGTCGAAGAGTTTGACCTGGGCGTCCTTGAAGGTGCCCGACTGGGACGCCGCCAGCCGGTCGTGGGAGCGCGCCATGAAGGAGTCGTAGAAGGCGCGGCTCTCCCAGAAGGCGATGATGTGCGCCACCCCCGGACGGCTACGGCTCCAGCCACCTCCCTGTCCCCGAAACCCCGGCTCCCCCAGAAGCCCCGCCCACTTTCGCTGCCCCCGCTCAAAACCGCGGCGGTCCACCACGGTGCAGCGAATCCACTTGACCAGCACCGCGCCATGGTACGGCCACGGAGCACGGCGACAGGTGCCCTCGCTCTCACTGCTCCTCCGCAAGGGCACACGCGCGCGTGGCAGGATGGGCAACCGGCCTTGTCTGTCGGGCAGTTCAGGCCGCATGCGGAACGGCGAACGGGGAAGGGGAGTCTGGTGAACGGCCTCAACAAGGGGATCCGTAAGGTCGAGATCGCACTCAAGTGGGACCCGAGTCCGCCGGGGCAGCCGCCCACCGACCTCGATCTCGTCGCCGCGACCTACCTGGCGAGCGACCCATATGGCGATCCGGCCTTCGTCGTGCACTTCGACAGCCGATCCCCCGACGGCACCATCTATCTCAACCGCGACAGCCACGACGGCAAGGGCTTCGGCTGGGACGAGGTCATGACGCTGGAACTCAACCGACTGGACAGCCGGTACGCGCGCGTGGTGGTCGGTGTCGTCATACAGCAGCGGTCCTTGGAGCGCACCTTCGTCAATGTGATCCACCCCGGCCTGCGCATCCGCGAGGGCTACACCGACCTGGCCACGGACGACTTCGGCAGCGTCCTGGGCGCTACGGCGGCCACCGTCGCGGAGTTCGCCCGCCAGGAGGACGCCACCTGGGACTTCCACCCCGGCATCTACGGCTACGAGGACGACCCCGCGACCTTCACCCGGGCCATGGGCAAGACCCACCAGCCCTGACCTTCAGGCGGCGGAGGAGGAGTCATGAGCGAGACCGAGAACACGCGCCTGATGGAGCGCATCTTCGCCGGGCTGGCGAAAGGGGACGGTATGCCTCTCGCCGACAGTCTCGCCGACGACTTCCGCTGGACGATCATCGGTACGACGAGTTGGTCCGGGACCTACGAGGGGAAACAGACCGTTCTCAAGGAGCTGTTCCGGCCGCTGCTGGCCCAGTTCGCGGACACGTACACGAACACCCACAACGATTCATCGCCGCGGGCGATCACGTCGTCGTGGAGTGCAGCGGGCGCGCCACCACGACGGACGGGAAGCCGTACCACAACACGTATTGCTGGGTGTGCCATATCGAGGACGGCGAACTGCGGGCGCTCACCGAGTACTGCGACACCGACCTGATAGCAAGAACACTTGGGGACCCGGGCGAGAAGAAGCCCCGTCAGCCATGACAGCCGAGTGGGGAGTCGGCGCTTTGCCGACTCCCCAACCCGAGCAGTCACTTCACGCCTGAAAGGCGCTCACCTTCAGCTGCAACCGCTGGTCGAGCCGCAGCCCTCGCAGATGTAGCAGGAACCGGCCCGCTGCATCTTGGTGCCGCAGGAGAAGCAGAGCGGCGCGTCGGCCTGGATGCCCAGTTGCATCTCCACCAGCTCGGCGCTGGTGTGGGCCTGCTTCGGGGCGGGCTTGGCCTCCTCGACCGCGGCCTTCGGCGTGACGACGGCCTTCAGCTCCTGGGTGCGGGGCGCCGACTGGGCCAGGCCCTCGACGTCGACCTCGTCGTCGGCCGGCTCGTACGAACCGGTCTCCAGGTGGCGCTGACGCTCCTCGGCGGAGTGGATGCCGAGTGCGGAGCGCGTCTCGAAGGGCAGGAAGTCCAGCGCCAGGCGGCGGAAGATGTAGTCGACGATCGACTGCGCCATCCGCACGTCCGGGTCGTCGGTCATACCGGCCGGCTCGAAGCGCATGTTGGTGAACTTCGAGACGTACGTCTCCAGCGGCACGCCGTACTGGAGGCCGACCGAGACGGCGATGGAGAAGGCGTCCATCATGCCCGCGAGGGTGGAGCCCTGCTTCGACATCTTCAGGAAGACCTCGCCGAGACCGTCGTCCGGGTAGGAGTTGGCGGTCATGTAGCCCTCGGCGCCGCCGACGGTGAAGGACGTCGTGATGCCGGGACGGCCCTTCGGGAGGCGCTTGCGGACCGGGCGGTACTCGATGACCTTCTCGACCGTCTCGCGGATGGTCGCCTCGGCCTTCTGCGTGACCTCGGTCTTCTCCTTCTCCTTGGTCTTCGCGGAGAGGGGCTGGCCGACCTTGCAGTTGTCGCGGTAGATGGCGAGCGCCTTGACGCCCAGCTTCCAGGCCTCGAAGTAGATCTCCTCGACCTCCTCGACGGTCGCCGACTCCGGCATGTTGACCGTCTTGGACAGGGCGCCGGAGATCCACGGCTGGATCGCGGCCATCATGCGGACGTGGCCCATCGCGGAGATGGAGCGCTCGCCCATGGCGCAGTCGAAGACCTCGTAGTGCTCGTGCTTGAGGCCCGGCGCGTTGACCACATTGCCGTGCTCGGCGATGTGGGCGACGATCGCCTCGATCTGCTCTTCCTGGTAGCCCAGGCGGCGCAGG from Streptomyces davaonensis JCM 4913 encodes the following:
- a CDS encoding YdbC family protein: MLVKWIRCTVVDRRGFERGQRKWAGLLGEPGFRGQGGGWSRSRPGVAHIIAFWESRAFYDSFMARSHDRLAASQSGTFKDAQVKLFDHRFDVKTGFEPRFTDVDLLRVAHCRVHEERAEHFTLMQEKVWNPAMAGSPGMVRGMFGEAPGHEFLVLSMWLSAAEHGKYRAERVERLALRAQTEADVAALTGDIVEMEPSWTV
- a CDS encoding ribonuclease HII — encoded protein: MPYEPPTHTVERSLRATTGAKIIAGVDEVGRGAWAGPVTVCAAVTGLRRPPEGLTDSKLLTVKRRTALAVELEKWVTSYALGHASPEEIDDLGMTAALRLAAVRALEALPVRPEAVILDGKHDYLGDPWRVRTVIKGDQSCVAVAAASVIAKVQRDKMMAELGIDHADFGFADNAGYPSPVHKAALEERGPTPYHRLSWAYLDALPQWRHLKKARSWAERSVPAIEGQLGFDF
- a CDS encoding MFS transporter → MTTSQLIQDQKPGAARRQGRPGIALAVIAACQLMVVLDATIVNIALPHIQDALKFSTTDLTWVVSSYTLTFGGLLLLGGRAGDILGRRRVFMTGILLFTFASLLGGLAQEPWQLLAARVLQGVGGAIASPTSLALITTTFPEGPERNRAFGVFAAVSAGGGAIGLLAGGMLTEWLDWRWVLFVNVPIGVLIAVLTPLYINESERHTGRFDIAGAMTSTLGMASLVYGFIRAADEGWRDSLTIGSFVAAVPLLLAFAFIESRAKEPITPLRMFADRNRSGTYVIMLSLAAAMFGMFFYIVLFVQNVLEYSPIEAGLAFLPVTVVIAIGAGLSQRFLPVLGPKPFMLTGSALVVVGLAWQALISADSSYVGGVLGPMLLFGFGMGLNFVTLTITAVSGVAQHEAGAASGLLNAMQQVGGSLGLSILTTVFGSASKDEAEKQVAQFMAEASPEQKAQFAETQQLPAPWGHEVLTQGISMGFVAAAAMGVLALATAWFVIKVRKSDLEALSGTAGPVAG
- a CDS encoding nuclear transport factor 2 family protein — protein: MSETENTRLMERIFAGLAKGDGMPLADSLADDFRWTIIGTTSWSGTYEGKQTVLKELFRPLLAQFADTYTNTHNDSSPRAITSSWSAAGAPPRRTGSRTTTRIAGCAISRTANCGRSPSTATPT
- a CDS encoding TetR/AcrR family transcriptional regulator; this encodes MVTSRWTAAPAQAASMRRRGAVLERAILDATLEQLSTVGWNGLTMEGVAAGAQTGKAAVYRRWPSKEDLVADALKSGLPRIDAVPDLGSVREDLLALCRLAREAMYSRPGFALRAVIHECDQIQAERFHSVIFDGVVEPTLRLLREVITRGIERGEVRSDAANACVFDAIPAMMMYRSKMRGSEWDDEELAEMIDQLMLPLLRPSEG
- a CDS encoding ADP-ribosylglycohydrolase family protein, with protein sequence MTADSSPYGRLDRALASLRGLSVGDALGSQYFVPANYPLLKRRELPDGPWQWTDDTEMACSVVAVLAAHHRIDQDALARSFAVHHDFDRGYGPAVNRLLRLVREGGDWRELAAALFNGQGSWGNGAAMRIAPLGAWYADDPEQATHQAEISAYPTHQHREAVVGSMAVAAAAALAGAPGGPASPEALLDGVIALVPKSAVGAGLRRARDMLDYGDAATVAAVLGCGRRTTAHDTVPFAIWSAARSLGDYEQAFWTTAQVGGDVDTTCAIVGGVLAASKAGVPPTEWVERTEAFPEWVPGAGVDTERSEG
- a CDS encoding histidine phosphatase family protein gives rise to the protein MARPRRIILVRHGESTGNVDDTVYEREPDHALALTDRGWEQAEETGKRLREVFGREPVSVYVSPYRRTHETLRAFHLDPELIRVREEPRLREQDWGNWQDRDDVRLQKAYRDAYGHFFYRFAQGESGADVYDRVGGFLESLYRSFEAPDHPPNVLLVTHGLAMRLFCMRWFHWTVAEFESLSNPGNAEMRMLVLGDDGKYVLDRPFERWRDPEPYGITG
- a CDS encoding TerD family protein, with amino-acid sequence MNGLNKGIRKVEIALKWDPSPPGQPPTDLDLVAATYLASDPYGDPAFVVHFDSRSPDGTIYLNRDSHDGKGFGWDEVMTLELNRLDSRYARVVVGVVIQQRSLERTFVNVIHPGLRIREGYTDLATDDFGSVLGATAATVAEFARQEDATWDFHPGIYGYEDDPATFTRAMGKTHQP